The window TTGGCGTCGTTTCTTGTCAACAATTAAATACCTTGGACAAGCAAAGGACAAGCAAAGCATCGCCACTGACATGATGAAAGATGCAATTCTTTGATTTTGAAAGCCTAATGCAGTCCCCAACTTTAGTAAATCATTCAATAACGAGAGAAGTTAGCAGCCATCAAGCGTTAGTACATTTAGGTTTTAATAAGTACAAAACAAAGCCACGGTGGTCGGAGACATGTCTTTGAGTTGGCTACTTTTTATTATGTGGTTTTTTAATTCACGTGGGTCTCAATTattaaccaaaatatatatcatCATCTGTACCaacattttataaatcgaaTTAAATCAACATCATTTGATTTTCCAGTTTCATAAGTTTTGTTTACTCTTATACTATATTTGATTATGTCGATAGAACCTTGAAACTTGTTTTTCATTCTTTCCATTTCAAAAagataaatgttttagaaaaaaatttgtttcacaaatatagatattttgtattttctataaaaaaatgtagactttaaaacaattaattgattttattaaattactattggttaaaagatATTAGAAATAGAAATTGAAAATTGcataaaactatacatttattataatgaTTAATGCATTTTCTTCGTGTGTGAAAATCTACCCTCGTGAAACAGATAGAGTATATATCACTTCAACTTGTGATTCAGTATATCGAAATTAGAGGAAGAAACCCAAACTTGCGTAATCAATCGAAAAACATGGCTCACATCAAAGCCCgttcacaaaaagaaaaacacataaaaaacaTGGCTCACATGTCACATGTGGTACATGAAGAAACACATCATCATTGCATGCTTTGTTGCTAAATCTGAAATGAACTCATTACATGAAGACACACATCATTCATTAAatcttgtatttttttaatttaatcagtttaattttaaagtcaATTCTACTTTGCAAATACCTTGAGAACTGAAAAGATTTATcaaatgaaaatattcaaaatgatAAATAGGTATCTAGATGATTGTAATTAAGATTAAAATATCCTGAAATTCAAACATTTTAAGATATACAAAAATCTGTAATTTAGATTAGAATGCatgactaataaaaattaaaggtCAACGTAGGCCCGAAAATGTGTAGTGTGATTTGTGGTCGTCACATCCAAGAAATCtccacctctctctctcatctcgtTGCCCCCACACATGTgtcaaaaaaatcaataaaaaataacaaataatattttgaaaaaaaagctTTGAAGTGTCGTCCCCTCCGAAAAAGAGGAGGAAACACAGAAACCTAGAAAGCTTTCCGTATATTACCTCTCTCtcctttcctttttctttcatGGCCAAAATGGAATCAATCAGCTTCTCTCTGGCCATCACCAGATCTTCCTGAAGCTATCTTTTGATtctgcatcttcttcttcttcttccttcttccttcttttagtttatattttccCTTCTTCTCTTAATCAATCGAAATGGCTCAATCCTGCGTCAAGATCGCTCGAACCAACAATCTCAGGAACCTAGTGAACCGTCGTGTATTGATTCTCCGTCGATTCACGCGCATTCTCTTGAGCAGAATCGTCCCTTGCGCTCCCGGTAAATCACAGAGTTATCTATTGCTGTCACGCGCCGCCACTCCGTCTCCGAGTGTCTCTCGTTCTCTGCCTCCTCCGGTCCCCCACGTGGACGGTGAGGTCGCACGCCGCACATCGGTACATGACCACGATAGCAGCAACAGATCGGACTCTGATCTAGTTTCTCTGAAAATAAGCCTCTTAGGTGATCCAGAAATTGGAAAAACTTGCTTCCTGGTTAGTTTTACATATACACATTCGATCTCTCTAGGtcattactattttttttaaattgatggTTAATTGGTCATGTTTGTTTACATGTTTGCTGCATTTGAGATCGATCAGTCAGTTGCATTGATCACTAGCAAATCactgaaattaaaatttttaatagcTAAAATGATTAACTTACATACATTAAAATTTgcgacaagaaaacaaaaaaaaaaaattatttgaattggTTGATTTTGATTGTGAAGGCGAAGTATGTTGGTGGAGAGAAACAAGTCGAAATGAGAGAATTGGAGAAAGGGATCCATTGTACGGACAAGACGTTATCCATGGGAGGAGCTCGCATTTCCTACAGTATCTGGGAGTTACAAGgttaatcttcttcttctttttcttcttaacACCCAATTAAATGTTGAATCCATTGCAATCTTTGGAGGTTAACTAGAATGTTAATCAAACAGGAGCTGAGAAATCACGGGATCTAGTCCCCACGGCTTGCAAGGACTCTGTAGCCATTCTCTTCATGTTCGATCTCACCAGTCGTTGCACACTTAACAAGTATAATTACTGTTTGGCCTTATCAACATGTAACTTTTGATTTAATTCTAAAGCTTCTTCTTATTTTTATGATAATGCAGTGTGATTAGCTGGTATCAACAAGCTAGAAAGTCTAATCAGGTGGGATTTTAAGACAACACTAATAACATTCTCAGTTTGGTCTTTCCTTAATAAAACACTTTATGTTTTTATGCAGACGGCGATTCCAGTTATGGTAGGAACAAAGTTTGATGAGTTTATTCAGCTCCCTATTGATCTGCAATGGACTATTGCTAGCCAGGCGAGAACCTATGCCAAGGCGCTAAACGCGACGCTCTTCTTCTCGAGTGCTTCTTACAACATAAACGTAAATAAGATCTTCAAGTTTGTGACGGCGAAGCTCTTCGACTTACCATGGACGGTGGAGAGAAATCTCACCATCGGAGAACCAATCATCGACTACTAGCATCTTCCAAAACCTATTTGTAGATATATCTAATATAAAACAAGTGAATCCGATGATagtttcttttgtttcattCACCGCCGTGGGGTTGATTGGAGCACAGTTTCTAGCCGTCTTTAAAGCGAAATGGAGAGATGAGGCGGAGATTTCGCCCGctttcttctgttttttttttttaataaacaaaaaaaaaggaaaaacagagaaaaaaatggTATCGAGAGAAAAGGAACatgataagaaaaaaagagagaggggTATTGTGGATTTTTCTTATTCACTTTGTAATGTTTCCGCATTCGATTACCGCTGGAGAATTTTGGTTCCAGCAAATTCTAAATAGTAAATATCATTTCGCTTTTGAGTTTTTTTCCTTAACCTAAATAGACTACAGAGTTCATGCTCTCAAGTGAGGAGTGAGGAGCTGGACAATTTATGTACGTTGTAGTTAAGAATGTGTGTTTCTTTGACTTTGAGGCATGATGTTAATTTATTCGAGGAT of the Brassica rapa cultivar Chiifu-401-42 chromosome A03, CAAS_Brap_v3.01, whole genome shotgun sequence genome contains:
- the LOC103859920 gene encoding septum-promoting GTP-binding protein 1, encoding MAQSCVKIARTNNLRNLVNRRVLILRRFTRILLSRIVPCAPGKSQSYLLLSRAATPSPSVSRSLPPPVPHVDGEVARRTSVHDHDSSNRSDSDLVSLKISLLGDPEIGKTCFLAKYVGGEKQVEMRELEKGIHCTDKTLSMGGARISYSIWELQGAEKSRDLVPTACKDSVAILFMFDLTSRCTLNNVISWYQQARKSNQTAIPVMVGTKFDEFIQLPIDLQWTIASQARTYAKALNATLFFSSASYNINVNKIFKFVTAKLFDLPWTVERNLTIGEPIIDY